Proteins encoded in a region of the Pseudomonas sp. GOM7 genome:
- the ampE gene encoding regulatory signaling modulator protein AmpE, whose product MSFLVIVLVLWVEKFSAMRQRIQQDGAWLARLHAMERSDWRQSPWLLLGLLVLLPVLALGLLLWLIQPVLYGLLALAVHLLVLIYSLGRGDVQAALGPFRDAWRREDGQAAYHAVERDLGLQPEEGPALLEQVQGYLLWHSYQSFFAVIFWYLLLGPLAALAYRLLALVAEQAELPTLRERAGQLRHAFDWLPVRVLASSFALVGNFVAVSRALLHELLSWDISAAQLVSKAGRAAGEVSAPMLGERGVATLDELWQLLIRAAVVWYAGYALWVLLV is encoded by the coding sequence ATGAGTTTTCTGGTGATCGTGCTGGTGCTTTGGGTCGAGAAGTTCTCGGCAATGCGCCAGCGTATCCAGCAGGACGGGGCTTGGCTGGCGCGCCTGCACGCCATGGAACGCAGTGACTGGCGGCAATCGCCCTGGCTGCTGCTCGGCCTGTTGGTGCTGCTACCGGTGCTGGCCCTGGGCCTGTTGTTGTGGCTGATTCAGCCCGTGCTCTATGGCCTGCTGGCGCTTGCGGTGCACCTGCTGGTGCTGATCTACAGCCTGGGCCGGGGCGACGTGCAGGCGGCGCTGGGGCCGTTCCGCGATGCCTGGCGGCGTGAGGACGGCCAGGCGGCCTACCATGCCGTCGAGCGGGATCTGGGCTTGCAGCCCGAGGAAGGCCCGGCGTTGCTGGAGCAGGTACAGGGCTATCTGCTGTGGCATTCCTATCAGAGTTTCTTTGCGGTGATCTTCTGGTACCTGCTGCTCGGGCCACTGGCCGCGCTTGCCTACCGCCTGCTCGCGTTGGTAGCTGAGCAGGCCGAGTTGCCGACCTTGCGTGAGCGCGCCGGGCAGTTGCGTCATGCCTTCGACTGGTTACCGGTACGGGTGCTGGCCTCCAGCTTCGCCCTGGTGGGCAACTTCGTGGCGGTCAGTCGTGCGCTGCTGCATGAGCTGCTGAGCTGGGATATTTCCGCTGCGCAACTGGTCAGCAAGGCCGGGCGTGCCGCAGGTGAGGTGTCGGCCCCCATGCTGGGCGAACGAGGCGTGGCGACGCTAGACGAGCTCTGGCAGTTGCTGATTCGCGCCGCGGTGGTCTGGTATGCCGGCTATGCACTGTGGGTGCTGTTGGTGTGA
- the cra gene encoding catabolite repressor/activator yields the protein MKLSDIARLAQVSVTTASYVINGQAEKRRISQSTVERVLAVVEEHGYRPDQQAASLRRGQSRCLGFILPDLENPSYARLAKLLEQKARAAGYQMLIASSDDDPHSEQQLLELFRSRRCDALIVASCLPQDDPLYPELVASGLPIIAVDRALSPQHIRSVVSDDEAAGRQLTSSLLPARPRHIGLLAARPELVISQARERGFRQALEGFEGRISIYYGEQFNRRSGYQQMQTLLAEAGPPDALVSTAYVLLEGVFDLLQEKPQSTWSALRLATFGDNQLLDFLPLRVNAMSQQHERIAERVLAWALRAVEQDDYQPGIEAIERSFLARA from the coding sequence GTGAAACTCAGCGACATCGCCCGTCTCGCGCAAGTCTCGGTGACCACCGCCAGCTATGTGATCAACGGCCAGGCCGAGAAGCGCCGGATCAGCCAGAGCACCGTCGAGCGCGTGCTCGCGGTGGTCGAGGAGCATGGTTATCGCCCGGATCAGCAGGCCGCCAGCCTGCGCCGCGGGCAAAGCCGTTGCCTGGGCTTCATCCTGCCGGATCTGGAAAACCCCAGCTACGCGCGCCTGGCCAAGCTGCTGGAACAGAAGGCCCGTGCCGCCGGCTATCAGATGCTGATCGCCAGCTCCGACGACGACCCGCACAGCGAACAGCAGTTGCTCGAGCTGTTCCGCTCACGCCGCTGCGATGCGCTGATCGTCGCCAGTTGCCTGCCGCAGGATGACCCGCTGTACCCCGAACTGGTGGCCAGCGGGCTGCCGATCATCGCCGTGGATCGGGCACTGTCGCCGCAGCATATCCGCTCGGTAGTCAGCGATGACGAGGCCGCCGGACGCCAGCTCACCAGCAGCCTGCTGCCGGCCAGGCCCCGCCATATCGGCCTGCTCGCCGCGCGCCCGGAACTGGTCATCAGCCAGGCGCGCGAGCGCGGTTTTCGCCAGGCCCTGGAGGGTTTCGAGGGACGCATCAGCATCTATTACGGCGAGCAGTTCAACCGCCGCAGCGGTTACCAGCAGATGCAGACCCTGCTTGCCGAAGCGGGCCCGCCCGACGCTCTGGTCAGCACCGCTTACGTGCTGCTCGAAGGAGTGTTCGACCTGCTCCAGGAGAAACCGCAAAGCACCTGGTCGGCGCTGCGCCTGGCCACCTTCGGCGACAACCAGTTGCTGGACTTCCTGCCCCTGCGGGTCAACGCCATGAGCCAACAGCACGAGCGCATCGCCGAGCGGGTGCTGGCCTGGGCCCTGCGTGCGGTGGAACAGGATGACTACCAGCCCGGTATCGAGGCCATCGAGCGCAGCTTTCTGGCGCGCGCCTAA
- a CDS encoding methyl-accepting chemotaxis protein, translated as MSATAQEVARSAAAAVGSAQSVNQESVSGRALVEAQVGNIQRLADEIEQAVQVINQLASDSASISQVLDVIKSIAEQTNLLALNAAIEAARAGEQGRGFAVVADEVRNLAKRTQQSTAEIEGMIGKLQSGVGAAVKAMSTSHDKAESTVNESGKVQQALENILGAVGMIVDQNQQIAAAAEQQTAVAHDIDENIVRINQVGERTADGASQTEQASHELSSLVSRLRQLIGAFRV; from the coding sequence ATGTCCGCCACTGCCCAGGAAGTGGCGCGCAGTGCCGCTGCCGCAGTGGGCAGTGCGCAGAGCGTCAACCAGGAGTCGGTGAGTGGACGGGCGCTGGTCGAGGCGCAGGTGGGCAATATCCAGCGCCTGGCCGATGAGATCGAGCAGGCGGTTCAGGTGATCAACCAGCTTGCCAGCGACAGTGCCTCGATCAGCCAGGTGCTGGATGTGATCAAGAGCATCGCCGAGCAGACCAACCTGCTGGCACTCAATGCCGCCATCGAGGCCGCACGCGCAGGCGAGCAGGGCCGTGGTTTCGCCGTGGTGGCGGACGAGGTGCGCAACCTGGCCAAGCGCACGCAGCAGTCCACCGCGGAAATCGAAGGCATGATCGGCAAGCTGCAGAGCGGTGTAGGGGCGGCGGTGAAGGCCATGAGCACCAGCCACGACAAGGCCGAAAGCACGGTCAACGAGTCGGGCAAGGTGCAGCAGGCGTTGGAGAACATCCTCGGCGCCGTGGGTATGATCGTCGATCAGAACCAGCAGATCGCCGCGGCCGCCGAGCAGCAGACCGCCGTGGCCCATGACATCGATGAGAATATCGTGCGCATCAACCAGGTCGGCGAGCGTACCGCCGATGGCGCCAGCCAGACCGAGCAGGCCAGCCACGAGCTGAGTAGCCTGGTGTCACGCTTGCGGCAACTGATCGGTGCGTTCCGGGTTTAA
- a CDS encoding TatD family hydrolase: MRLIDTHTHLDFPEFDADRADVLAHCRDQGVERLVVLGVYQGNWQRLWHLVEANEGLHAAFGLHPVYLEDHRPEHLEQLRDWLGRLAGQRKLCAVGEFGLDYYLEHLDRTRQQALFEAQLELAAEFELPVLLHVRRAHAATIATLKRFRLRRGGIVHAFAGSYEEAREYIKLGFRLGLGGAATWPQAKRLRKVVAELPLEAIVLETDAPDMAPSMHAHQRNSPEYLPDICNALARLRDMDAAELAEASSRNAEQLFGWK; this comes from the coding sequence ATGCGCCTGATCGACACCCACACCCATCTGGACTTTCCCGAATTCGACGCCGACCGCGCCGATGTGCTCGCCCACTGCCGTGACCAAGGCGTCGAACGCCTGGTGGTGCTCGGCGTATACCAGGGCAACTGGCAGCGCCTGTGGCACCTGGTGGAGGCGAACGAAGGGCTGCATGCCGCCTTCGGCCTGCATCCGGTGTATCTGGAGGATCACCGCCCCGAGCATCTCGAGCAGTTGCGCGACTGGCTGGGCCGGCTGGCCGGGCAGCGCAAGCTGTGCGCCGTTGGCGAATTCGGCCTGGACTATTACCTCGAACACCTCGACCGCACGCGCCAGCAGGCGCTGTTCGAGGCGCAGCTGGAACTGGCCGCCGAGTTCGAGCTGCCGGTGCTGCTGCATGTACGCCGTGCCCATGCCGCGACCATCGCCACCCTGAAACGCTTTCGCCTGCGCCGTGGCGGCATCGTCCACGCCTTCGCCGGCAGCTACGAGGAAGCCCGCGAATACATCAAGCTGGGCTTTCGCCTCGGCCTCGGCGGCGCGGCCACCTGGCCGCAAGCCAAGCGCCTGCGCAAGGTGGTGGCAGAGCTGCCGCTGGAGGCCATCGTGCTGGAAACCGACGCGCCGGACATGGCGCCATCGATGCATGCCCACCAGCGCAACAGCCCGGAGTATCTCCCGGATATCTGCAACGCCCTGGCCCGGCTGCGCGACATGGACGCCGCCGAGCTGGCCGAGGCCAGCAGCCGCAATGCCGAGCAGTTGTTCGGCTGGAAGTGA
- the ptsP gene encoding phosphoenolpyruvate--protein phosphotransferase, protein MLELDASQIQMGRQAADKAAALAMLGEALAAGGLATPSYLEGLRAREAQGSTFLGQGIAIPHGTPQTRDQVLNTGVRLIQFPEGVDWGNGQQVYLAIAIAAQSDEHLHLLQLLTRALGEGDLSQALREAREPEQIVELLQGAPQALALDGQLVSLGLPAEDFDELLWQGARLLRQAGCASSGFALGLARSEALPLGDGLWWLHSEQSVQRPGLAFVTPAQALSFRGEPLKGLFCLASQGEAHRQALERLCDVLIGGRAAELSEANDSRRVIEALGGEVAPDWPGVAVTLLNAHGLHARPAKVLSELAQRFHGEVRVRLRGDEGAGASAKSLSRLLALGARRGQVLEFSAEPEIAADALPALRAAVESGLGEAVEPLLSEAAEVPTVLAEEPVLAPPAGSKVQAVAASPGIAMGPALVRVMPNFEFAEQGAGVDSERQRLNEALVAIAAQIQRLVDGAGVASVREIFSAHLAMLDDPALREDVDARLETGSSAEAAWQQEIEAAAQRQEALHDALLAERAADLRDIGRRVLAHLCGIELPREPNEPYVLVMSEVAPSDVAALDRQRVAGILTANGGATAHSAIIARALGIPAVVGAGEAILALAQGTPLLLDGDSGLVRIDPDEATRQQALREREAEQQRREQAHATRLEAALTRDGVQVEVAANIGAASETAGAVELGAEAVGLLRTELVFMEHAQAPSQAAQEREYRRVLEALAGRPLVVRTLDVGGDKPLPYWPMPAEENPFLGVRGIRLSLQRPEILETQLRALLTSAEGRPLRIMFPMVGTMEEWRTARDLAQRLREEIPVQDLQLGIMIEVPSAALLAPLLAREVDFFSIGTNDLTQYCLAIDRGHPQLSAQADGLHPAVLRLIAMTVEAAHAHGKWVGVCGELASDRLAVPLLVGLGVDELSVSPRSIALVKARVRELDSREVRTLAQRALDLESAAAVRALAGGLH, encoded by the coding sequence ATGCTCGAACTCGATGCCAGCCAGATCCAGATGGGCCGCCAGGCGGCGGACAAGGCAGCGGCACTGGCCATGCTTGGCGAGGCGCTGGCAGCCGGCGGCCTGGCCACCCCGAGTTATCTCGAAGGGCTACGTGCGCGTGAAGCACAAGGTTCGACCTTTCTTGGCCAGGGCATCGCCATCCCCCATGGTACGCCGCAGACTCGCGACCAGGTGCTGAACACCGGCGTGCGCCTGATCCAGTTCCCCGAGGGGGTGGACTGGGGCAATGGTCAGCAGGTGTACCTGGCCATTGCCATCGCCGCGCAATCGGATGAGCACCTGCACCTTCTGCAGCTACTCACCCGTGCTCTTGGCGAGGGCGACCTGAGCCAGGCGCTGCGCGAGGCGCGCGAGCCCGAGCAGATCGTCGAGTTGCTACAGGGCGCGCCGCAAGCACTGGCGCTGGACGGGCAACTGGTCAGCCTGGGCCTGCCTGCCGAAGATTTCGACGAACTGCTGTGGCAGGGCGCGCGCCTGCTGCGCCAGGCCGGTTGTGCCAGCAGTGGCTTCGCCCTTGGTCTGGCGCGCAGCGAGGCACTGCCGCTGGGCGATGGCCTGTGGTGGCTGCATAGCGAGCAGAGCGTGCAGCGCCCCGGTCTGGCCTTCGTCACCCCGGCGCAGGCCCTGAGTTTCCGTGGCGAGCCGCTCAAGGGCCTGTTCTGCCTGGCCAGCCAGGGCGAAGCCCATCGCCAGGCCCTGGAGCGCCTGTGCGACGTGCTGATCGGCGGCCGCGCGGCCGAACTGAGCGAAGCCAACGACAGCCGCCGGGTGATCGAAGCGCTCGGCGGCGAGGTAGCGCCGGACTGGCCCGGCGTGGCGGTGACTTTGCTCAATGCCCATGGCCTGCATGCCCGGCCGGCCAAGGTACTGAGCGAGCTGGCGCAGCGTTTCCACGGCGAGGTGCGGGTGCGCCTGCGTGGTGATGAAGGCGCCGGGGCCTCGGCCAAGAGCCTCAGCCGCCTGCTGGCATTGGGTGCGCGACGTGGCCAGGTGCTGGAGTTCAGCGCCGAGCCGGAAATCGCCGCCGACGCGCTGCCGGCGCTGCGCGCCGCGGTGGAAAGTGGTCTTGGTGAAGCGGTCGAGCCGCTGTTGAGCGAGGCGGCGGAAGTGCCCACCGTGCTGGCCGAGGAGCCAGTGCTGGCGCCGCCCGCTGGCAGCAAGGTACAGGCGGTGGCCGCTTCGCCCGGCATCGCCATGGGGCCGGCGCTGGTGCGGGTGATGCCGAATTTTGAATTCGCCGAGCAGGGCGCTGGTGTGGACAGCGAGCGCCAGCGCCTGAATGAGGCCTTGGTTGCCATCGCCGCGCAGATCCAGCGCCTGGTCGATGGCGCCGGGGTGGCCAGCGTCCGTGAAATCTTCAGCGCACACCTGGCCATGCTCGACGACCCGGCCTTGCGCGAGGACGTCGACGCCCGCCTGGAAACCGGCTCCAGCGCCGAAGCCGCCTGGCAGCAGGAGATCGAAGCCGCCGCGCAGCGTCAGGAGGCCCTGCACGACGCCCTGCTGGCCGAGCGTGCGGCCGACCTGCGCGACATCGGTCGCCGTGTGCTGGCGCATCTGTGCGGTATCGAGCTACCCCGCGAACCCAACGAACCCTATGTGCTGGTGATGAGCGAGGTGGCGCCATCGGACGTCGCCGCGCTGGATCGCCAGCGTGTGGCCGGCATCCTCACCGCCAATGGCGGCGCCACCGCACACAGCGCCATCATCGCCCGTGCTCTGGGCATTCCGGCGGTGGTGGGGGCCGGCGAAGCGATCCTGGCGCTGGCCCAGGGCACACCGCTGCTGCTCGATGGCGACAGCGGCCTGGTGCGCATCGATCCGGACGAGGCCACCCGTCAGCAGGCCCTGCGCGAACGCGAGGCGGAACAGCAGCGCCGCGAGCAGGCCCACGCCACGCGCCTCGAAGCGGCGCTGACCCGTGACGGCGTGCAGGTGGAGGTGGCCGCCAATATCGGCGCGGCCAGCGAAACCGCCGGCGCCGTCGAACTGGGCGCCGAGGCCGTGGGCCTGCTGCGCACCGAGCTGGTGTTCATGGAGCACGCCCAGGCGCCGAGCCAAGCCGCCCAGGAGCGCGAGTATCGCCGCGTGCTCGAAGCCCTGGCCGGGCGCCCACTGGTGGTGCGCACCCTGGATGTCGGCGGTGACAAGCCGCTGCCCTACTGGCCGATGCCGGCCGAGGAGAATCCCTTCCTCGGCGTGCGCGGCATCCGCCTCAGCCTGCAGCGGCCAGAGATTCTCGAAACCCAGTTGCGTGCTCTGCTCACCTCGGCCGAAGGGCGCCCGTTGCGCATCATGTTCCCCATGGTCGGCACGATGGAGGAGTGGCGCACCGCGCGTGACCTGGCGCAGCGCCTGCGCGAGGAAATTCCGGTGCAGGATCTGCAACTGGGCATCATGATCGAAGTGCCCTCGGCAGCCCTGCTGGCACCGCTGCTGGCGCGCGAAGTGGACTTCTTCAGCATCGGCACCAACGATCTGACTCAGTACTGCCTGGCCATCGACCGTGGTCATCCGCAGCTCTCGGCCCAGGCCGACGGCCTGCACCCGGCGGTGCTGCGCCTGATCGCCATGACGGTGGAGGCCGCGCATGCCCACGGCAAATGGGTGGGCGTGTGCGGCGAGCTGGCCAGCGATCGCCTGGCCGTGCCGTTGCTGGTGGGCCTGGGGGTGGACGAGCTGAGCGTATCGCCGCGCAGCATTGCTCTGGTCAAGGCGCGCGTGCGCGAGCTGGACAGCCGCGAGGTGCGTACCCTGGCGCAGCGCGCGCTGGATCTGGAGAGCGCCGCCGCCGTGCGCGCCCTGGCCGGAGGGCTGCACTGA
- the pfkB gene encoding 1-phosphofructokinase, whose product MARILTLTLNPALDLTLRLDQLQPGAVNRCRDFASHAAGKGLNVAQVLADLGHTLSVSGFLGRANAAPFEALMHKRGFRDLFVRVPGETRSNIKLAEADGRITDLNGPGPQIEEAHLAQLLDDLEPLLAGHDAVVVAGSLPRGVSPEWFASLLKRIKAAGVPLAVDSSGAALSAALSVTPWLIKPNEEELAEACGADLTAAVARLREQGIEHILLSRGAEGVDWHGPNIALRALPPRVEVASTVGAGDSLLAASLHGLLEGWPAERSLRLATAVAAQAVTQIGFGIHDIDQLARLQAAVQLQPLQE is encoded by the coding sequence ATGGCGCGTATTCTTACCCTGACCCTGAACCCGGCACTGGATCTGACCCTGCGCCTCGACCAGTTGCAGCCCGGCGCGGTCAATCGCTGCCGGGATTTTGCCAGTCACGCCGCTGGCAAAGGGCTGAACGTCGCCCAGGTGCTGGCCGACCTTGGCCATACGCTGAGTGTCAGCGGCTTTCTTGGCCGCGCCAATGCCGCGCCGTTCGAGGCGCTGATGCACAAGCGCGGTTTTCGCGATCTGTTCGTCCGCGTGCCGGGGGAGACGCGCAGCAATATCAAGCTGGCCGAGGCCGACGGGCGCATCACCGATCTCAACGGCCCTGGCCCGCAGATCGAGGAGGCTCATCTGGCACAACTGCTGGATGATCTGGAACCGCTGCTGGCTGGACATGACGCCGTGGTGGTGGCCGGCAGCTTGCCGCGCGGCGTATCGCCCGAGTGGTTCGCCAGCCTGCTCAAGCGCATCAAGGCTGCCGGCGTACCGCTGGCCGTGGACAGCAGCGGTGCGGCGCTGAGTGCTGCTCTGAGCGTTACGCCCTGGCTGATCAAGCCCAACGAAGAGGAACTGGCCGAGGCCTGCGGCGCCGACCTGACGGCGGCAGTGGCGCGTCTGCGCGAGCAGGGTATCGAGCACATCCTGCTGTCACGCGGCGCCGAAGGTGTCGACTGGCATGGCCCGAACATCGCCCTGCGCGCGCTGCCGCCACGGGTCGAGGTGGCCAGCACGGTGGGCGCCGGCGATTCGCTGCTGGCCGCCAGCCTGCACGGCCTGCTCGAAGGCTGGCCGGCCGAGCGCAGCCTGCGCCTGGCCACGGCGGTGGCTGCGCAGGCGGTCACCCAGATCGGCTTCGGCATTCACGATATCGACCAACTGGCACGGCTGCAGGCCGCCGTCCAGCTACAGCCCTTGCAAGAATAA
- the ampD gene encoding 1,6-anhydro-N-acetylmuramyl-L-alanine amidase AmpD, which produces MQLDAATGWFRGIRHCPSPNFNARPQGEISLLVVHNISLPPGQFGTGKVMEFFQNRLPLHEHPFFAEIASLRVSAHFFIERDGALTQFVSCLDRAWHAGVSCFAGRENCNDFSLGVELEGTDELPYTDAQYACLSELTRQLLAAYPELDVTRIAGHCDIAPERKSDPGPAFDWARFRADLCSGKGVQP; this is translated from the coding sequence ATGCAGCTAGACGCCGCAACCGGCTGGTTCCGGGGGATTCGTCATTGCCCCTCACCCAATTTCAATGCGCGCCCGCAGGGGGAGATTTCCTTGCTGGTGGTGCACAACATCAGCCTGCCGCCGGGGCAGTTCGGTACCGGCAAGGTGATGGAGTTCTTCCAGAATCGTCTGCCGCTGCACGAGCATCCCTTCTTCGCGGAAATAGCCAGCCTGCGCGTCTCCGCGCATTTCTTCATCGAGCGCGATGGCGCGCTGACCCAGTTCGTTTCCTGCCTCGATCGCGCCTGGCATGCCGGCGTTTCCTGCTTCGCCGGGCGGGAGAACTGCAACGATTTTTCGCTGGGCGTGGAGCTCGAGGGTACCGACGAACTGCCATACACCGATGCGCAGTATGCTTGCCTGAGCGAGCTGACCCGGCAGTTGCTGGCGGCCTATCCCGAGTTGGACGTCACCCGCATTGCCGGGCATTGCGACATCGCCCCTGAGCGCAAGAGCGATCCGGGGCCGGCATTCGATTGGGCGCGTTTTCGCGCCGACCTCTGCAGTGGTAAAGGAGTGCAACCATGA
- a CDS encoding AsmA family protein: MLFLVLFDWNRARPLINEQVSAALDRPFAIEGDLRVVWQREPGEQGLGAWLPWPHFAAEDIRLGNPQWAQGEDFLRLGSVRLRLAPLPLLWKTLNIPSIELGAPVANLQRLADGRANWIFDLGGEQGAEPNPWTLDIGTIGFDKGRVQLDDRSSATRLDLLVEPLGEPIPFADIVGKGAAERLTANDASAQDYAFAWQAKGRFRGQVLDANGKLGGLLALHDARLPFTLQADMRIGATRIVLAGSLSGPQNLASLDLRLRLSGRSLAELYPLTGVTLPETPAYSTDGRLQANLRDADGAIFRYQGFRGRIGDSDIQGDLTYAAREPRPKLSGQLTSRQLRWGDLAPLVGADSSAEQRQRGQQDRQPADKVLPVSTFRTDRWRAMDADVRFIGKRIEHGERLPISDLDTHVVLHDGVLSLEPLRFGMAGGTLEAQVRLDGAVTPLQGQVRMSARNLRLKQLFPGFAPMQTSLGALNGDAHLRGRGNSPAALLGSADGELKMLINDGAVSRSLMEIAGLNVGNYLVGQLFGDEEVKIHCAAADLGIRQGLMSTRLFVIDTDNAVIKVDGNANFASERLDFTVTPATKGLRIFSLRSPLYVRGTFKQPAPGVQATPLVLRGVGLVALGVAVAPAAGLLALVAPSAGDEPDQCGPLLQQIQRR; this comes from the coding sequence ATGCTGTTTCTCGTGCTGTTCGATTGGAATCGGGCGCGGCCGCTGATCAATGAACAGGTGTCGGCTGCGCTCGATCGGCCCTTCGCCATCGAGGGCGACCTGCGTGTGGTCTGGCAACGCGAGCCAGGTGAGCAGGGCCTGGGCGCCTGGCTGCCCTGGCCGCACTTCGCCGCTGAAGATATCCGCCTGGGCAACCCGCAGTGGGCGCAGGGCGAGGACTTTCTCCGCCTGGGCAGTGTGCGTTTGCGCCTGGCGCCGCTGCCGCTGCTGTGGAAGACCCTGAACATTCCCAGCATCGAACTGGGGGCGCCGGTGGCCAACCTGCAGCGCCTGGCCGATGGCCGGGCCAACTGGATCTTCGACCTGGGGGGCGAGCAGGGGGCAGAGCCCAATCCCTGGACCCTGGATATCGGCACCATCGGCTTCGACAAGGGGCGGGTGCAGCTCGATGACCGCAGCAGCGCCACCCGCCTGGATCTGCTGGTCGAACCGTTGGGTGAGCCGATCCCGTTCGCCGATATCGTCGGCAAGGGCGCGGCCGAGCGCCTGACGGCCAACGACGCCAGCGCGCAGGATTACGCCTTCGCCTGGCAGGCCAAAGGGCGCTTCCGGGGGCAAGTGCTCGATGCCAATGGCAAGCTCGGCGGCTTGCTGGCCTTGCACGACGCCAGGCTGCCTTTCACCTTGCAGGCCGATATGCGCATCGGCGCCACCCGCATCGTGCTGGCCGGCAGCCTGAGCGGCCCGCAGAACCTGGCCAGCCTGGATCTGCGTCTGCGCCTGTCCGGGCGCAGCCTCGCCGAGCTATACCCGCTGACCGGGGTGACCCTGCCGGAAACCCCGGCCTACAGCACCGATGGCCGTCTGCAGGCCAACCTGCGCGATGCCGATGGGGCGATCTTCCGTTATCAGGGCTTCCGTGGCCGCATTGGCGACAGCGACATTCAGGGTGACCTGACCTATGCCGCGCGTGAGCCCCGGCCCAAGCTGTCCGGTCAGCTCACCTCCAGGCAGTTGCGCTGGGGTGATCTGGCGCCGCTGGTGGGTGCCGATTCCAGCGCCGAGCAACGCCAGCGTGGCCAGCAGGATCGCCAGCCGGCAGACAAGGTGTTGCCCGTCTCCACCTTTCGCACCGACCGTTGGCGGGCAATGGATGCTGACGTGCGTTTCATCGGCAAGCGCATCGAGCATGGCGAGCGACTGCCGATCAGCGACCTGGATACCCATGTGGTGCTGCACGATGGCGTGCTCAGCCTCGAACCCCTGCGTTTCGGCATGGCCGGTGGCACGCTCGAAGCGCAGGTGCGCCTCGATGGCGCGGTCACGCCGCTGCAGGGGCAGGTGCGCATGAGTGCCCGTAACCTCAGGCTCAAGCAGCTCTTCCCCGGTTTCGCGCCGATGCAGACCAGCCTGGGCGCGCTCAACGGCGATGCACACCTGCGCGGGCGTGGCAACTCGCCGGCGGCCCTGCTCGGCAGCGCCGATGGCGAGCTGAAAATGCTGATCAACGATGGCGCCGTCAGCCGCAGCCTGATGGAAATTGCCGGGCTCAACGTCGGCAATTACCTGGTCGGGCAACTGTTCGGCGACGAGGAGGTGAAGATTCATTGCGCTGCCGCCGATCTCGGTATCCGCCAGGGCCTGATGAGCACGCGGCTGTTCGTGATCGATACCGACAACGCGGTGATCAAGGTCGATGGCAACGCCAACTTCGCCAGCGAGCGTCTGGATTTCACCGTCACCCCCGCCACCAAGGGCTTGCGTATCTTCTCCCTGCGTTCACCGCTCTACGTGCGCGGCACCTTCAAGCAGCCGGCGCCGGGCGTGCAGGCCACGCCGCTGGTGTTGCGCGGCGTCGGTCTGGTGGCGCTGGGCGTGGCGGTGGCGCCGGCTGCCGGGCTGCTGGCGCTGGTGGCGCCCAGTGCCGGCGACGAGCCGGATCAGTGCGGGCCATTGCTGCAGCAGATTCAGCGCCGTTAG